Proteins from one Procambarus clarkii isolate CNS0578487 chromosome 40, FALCON_Pclarkii_2.0, whole genome shotgun sequence genomic window:
- the LOC123752019 gene encoding golgin subfamily A member 6-like protein 4: MQDLARAQKILQEPRRSCKSPEDLARAQKILQEPRRSCKSPEDLARAQKILQEPRRSCKSPEDLARAQKILQEPRRSRKSPEDLARAQKILQEPRRSCKSPEDLARAQKILQEPRRSRKSPEDLARAQKILQEPRSCKSPEDLARAQKILQEPRRSCKSPEDLARAQKILQEPRRSCKSPEDLARAQKILQEPRRSCKSPEDLARAQKILQEPRKSCKSPEDLARAQKILQEPRRSCKSPENLARAQKILQEPRRSCKKQGKTSGRGLSTSPPHLRRVGLLLRSFSIQL; encoded by the coding sequence ATGCAAGATCTTGCAAGAGCCCAGAAGATCTTGCAAGAGCCCAGAAGATCTTGCAAGAGCCCAGAAGATCTTGCAAGAGCCCAGAAGATCTTGCAAGAGCCCAGAAGATCTTGCAAGAGCCCAGAAGATCTTGCAAGAGCCCAGAAGATCTTGCAAGAGCCCAGAAGATCTTGCAAGAGCCCAGAAGATCTTGCAAGAGCCCAGAAGATCTTGCAAGAGCCCAGAAGATCTCGCAAGAGCCCAGAAGATCTTGCAAGAGCCCAGAAGATCTTGCAAGAGCCCAGAAGATCTTGCAAGAGCCCAGAAGATCTTGCAAGAGCCCAGAAGATCTTGCAAGAGCCCAGAAGATCTCGCAAGAGCCCAGAAGATCTTGCAAGAGCCCAGAAGATCTTGCAAGAGCCCAGATCTTGCAAGAGCCCAGAAGATCTTGCAAGAGCCCAGAAGATCTTGCAAGAGCCCAGAAGATCTTGCAAGAGCCCAGAAGATCTCGCAAGAGCCCAGAAGATCTTGCAAGAGCCCAGAAGATCTTGCAAGAGCCCAGAAGATCTTGCAAGAGCCCAGAAGATCTTGCAAGAGCCCAGAAGATCTTGCAAGAGCCCAGAAGATCTTGCAAGAGCCCAGAAGATCTTGCAAGAGCCCAGAAAATCTTGCAAGAGCCCAGAAGATCTTGCAAGAGCCCAGAAGATCTTGCAAGAGCCCAGAAGATCTTGCAAGAGCCCAGAAAATCTTGCAAGAGCCCAGAAGATCTTGCAAGAGCCCAGAAGATcttgcaagaagcaaggcaagaCTAGCGGGAGAGGGTTGTCCACGTCTCCCCCACACCTTCGGAGAGTAGGACTTCTTTTACGATCGTTTAGTATCCAGTTGTAA